The Acinetobacter chinensis genomic sequence GATGAGTGTGGATTATGCAAAATATGCGGATGAATCCAGGTTGAAGTACTGTGTATATCGTTTTATGGAGTGGAGTGGGCTGTCGACTTTTTAATGACCACTCCCTGACCCTCTCCAGAAAGGAGAGGGAGCTTCTTCACTTGCGCTGTAACAGCTCAGGGAGAAGGTTGGGATGAGGCTGATTATGGTTCTGGATTAGGCGGAACCAAAGTATCCAGGTCTTTATCTGACATCTGATCCAGTTCTTTGATATCGGTTTTAATTTTCCAGCTGCTGTCATCATCTACAGGCTGTGGTAAACGGGCTTCGAGCCAGTCACAGATAATATCCGGTGGAAAATCTGCATGATTGCACTGAATCACCCAGGACAGAAACTGTTTTGCATCACCATTCATATATGGTGGTGGTGATACAGGCAGAAACTGAGTCGGCAGGCGTTCATTTTTAGAAATATAATTCAGGACATGCCCTAGTTCCTGTACAGTCTGCCATGCCAGCGGATGTTCGGTATCAATCTGAAACTTGAACCACCATGCGTGTTTACCATCAGAACCATAGGCATCAATCCGGTTTTTCTGTACGCTCGGAACTTTGCAGAAAAATTGGTGCAAGCGGTCAAAACTTAAATCAGACACGTTGTATGATCCAGTAAAAAAGAATTGATTTTAGCATAACCGATTTTTGATACCGATGGTCTGAGGGAAATTGCAGGACATCTGTTTATCCTTTACAAATATTTTCAATAGAATGTTTTTTATCCATTTTTTATTCAGAACACACAGGTACACTTCTGATATACCTACTGTGATGGAGGCTTTTCAAATGAAAGTGTCAGTTTTATCTGCGGTCAGTAGCATGATGCTGTTGGGAGCGTCCATGTCAGCAATGGCAGAAACAAACCGCTGGGCAAGTTATGGCAGTGTGGATACGACCCGTCAGTATCATGGACAGCATTATCCGCCAAACAGACCCGTGTACCCTCATAGACCGCCTCAGCATTATCCTCAACATCCATCTTACTGGGGGCAGCCATCGGTCAGACCGGGTTTAACCATCACTTATCAGGGACCAACTACGGTTTATCATGATCAGCAAAGCTATAGCTTTGTAAATGGTGATCCGGTGGGCAGTTCAATTCACAGCTCCACTCATTCTGTGGTTGTGGACTGGCAGAACCGTGGCTTACCTGCGCCACCCCGAGGCATGTACTGGGGTTTTGAAAACGGCAGATATATACTGGTGCCGACGAATTAAAAAAATCCCCCATTTCAGGGGGATTTTTTATCAGGCCAGTTCATCATCTTCAGGACGCGGTGTTTTTCCATGTGGCAGCGGTTTTTCAGTGTGTTTGTCACGTATAACAGATGGATAGGTCCATGAAGCATAACGCACAATTAAAACAGCCACCGCCAGAATCAGAATCGAACCTGTGATAATCACCTGATCCATATCGGCTTTATGGTCATGCTGAATATCTGAAATAAGCAGTCGGGTCAGGGCAGTGATGGCAATATAAATCAGGAAACGCACGGGCATGTGGTTGGTTTTAAAGTAGATGCCCACCATTGCACCCAGTTCCAGATAAATAAATAACAATAGAATGTCATCAATACTTGCGTATTGTTTGATGGTCAGAATTTCAATAATAGTATGTATGGCTGACCAGGCAATCATACAGCCAATAATAAACAGGGCAATATAATGAAAGGCTTCAACTGCAATATTGCCCAGTTTGTCGAGGAGGTTTTCTATTTTCTCTATACGCGGATCTTTGTTCATTCCATCCTCCATTTATGATGTTCTCAATGCATTAAAAGTTTAATCACATTAAAAACCATGCAAATTTCATGCACATGAAAGAGAAATGAATATTGCTGGATTTAAAAATCATCATTTTTGATGTTATGTTATTTCTGCACACATAATCTGATGACAATAAAAATGTATATGCCGACCCATTTCAAACAGGAAAATCTGACCGAGCTTTTTGAGCTGATTGAACATCATCCACTGGCGAGTGTTATGGTGATACATGAGGGAGAGATTGAAGCCAGTCATCTTCCTTTTGAGCTAGATCGTTCTGTAGGTGAGTATGGCGTTTTGCGTGGGCATATTGCCAAAGCCAATCCATTATTTACGTTGCTTGAAAATCCACAGCCTGTCTATGTGATTTTTCATGCCGATCATGCCTATATTTCACCCAACTGGTACGAGGGCAAGCAGGAGCATCATCGGGTCGTTCCGACATGGAACTATCGGGTAGTGCATGTTAAAGGCACGATCCGTAAAGTCGAGGATGACAGATACTTACGGGGGGTACTGGCTCGTTTGACTCGAACACATGAAGCTACTCAGGAGCTTCCCTGGAAAATGGGGGATGCACCCGAAGACTTTATTCAGGAACAGTTAGAGAAAATTGAGGCAGTAGAAATTGAAATGGATTCCATCATCGGGAAATTCAAAGTCAGTCAGAATCGTAGTGCAGCAGATGCTGAAAGAGTGGCGACTGCTTTGGAAGACAGGAATCCCGAAATGTCGGAGTCGATCCGTAAATATTATCCTGAAGTTTGATTGCTGAAATAATACATTTTTAGCCCACTGTCAGTGGTAAGTTCAAAATGGGAAAAAGTTTTTTCAAACCTGATGACTGCTGAAAAGGATAAAAGGATGAAAATAAGACCAATGATCCTGAGTGCCAGCTTTGTACTGTGTTCTCCATTGCTGCATGCAGAATCTATCAGGATACCCACAGTATCTGAGGTAAAACAGGCAACAGTGGAACTGTTGGGCAAAGAAATAGGTGCAATGATTTCGGAGCTGAAACTGGGAACATGTATTTTTGCCGTTAAACCGACTCATCCAGGTCAGATTGCCTGTACTCTGACAATCAGACTGGGAGCAGCGACCAATGAAACACAATCTGATTTTTATCAGAAAAAGGGTAAATGGGTTGCTATGCCGAGTGAGTCTCAGGATAAATTACCATTTCCAGACCCTAAACTTCAGTAAGCCATAAATAAAAATGCCTGCACTGCTGGCCGTTCAACATTTCTCAGTCGGGGTAAAACGTGGCGATGAAATATAGCCGAAAAACAATAGTCAACGCTTTGCTGCTTGCTCCATTACCGCTGATTTTACTGAGTGCATTGTCCATTATGATTGTGAACAGTGAATATCGTCTGGATTCAGTTTTTGTGATTTTTGCAGGGCATGCACTTGTTTATCTGGCTTATTGTGTTTTAACGGTACCCTTTACTTTTCTGATTTCTATCGGGCTGAATCATTATTCAGCACTTAACTTTTTTACTATCTGTATCAGTTCACTGGTTATTTCCACCGCTTTTTTTATTCTTGTGATATGGGGTCATACAGGGCAGGTATTGGGGCATTGGGAAGAAGTGTTTAATCATGGTTTTACAATAATTACAGCACTTATTTCGGGCTTTTTTTACTGGCTGTTTCTGACTGTATTAAGGAACAGGAGCACTGAAAATAATGAACAGAAAGTTTGAAATTTCATCAGAATAAACAGAAGACTCTGAAAGTAAAAATGCCCTCAATGGGATCCATTCAGGGCATTTTTAACCGCATGGCTGGCTAAAGATTAAGACTGATTAGTGAAATAATCTTCAGAGAAGTTCATGATCACTTCAGAACCTGCTTTCACTTTGGTAATACGCAGTGCCAGCGCTGGCAGAATACGCTGTACAAAGTACAGTGCCAGTGCCAGTTTGTTCTGATAGAACTCGCCATCTTTTGATTTTGCTGCCTGAGCAATACGGGCAAACATGTATGAGAAGCTCAGCAGACCGACAGCATGCAGATAATCGACAGCAGCAGAGTTCGGGAACTCATTGTTTTCAGCTGCCTGAGCCAGGATGTAACGGGTCACATCTTCAACTTCAGTTGCAGCATCAAGCGTTGCATCTTTAATGAAATTCAGGTCAGCATCAAGTGCGTTGGCAAAGTCACGGATTTCCTGAATATATTCAGCGATGAATTCACCGTTACATTTAATGGTTTTACGACCGATCAGATCCTGAGACTGAACACCGTTGGTACCTTCATAAATCTGTGCAATACGCAGGTCACGGACACACTGTTCCATACCCCATTCACGGATAAAGCCATGACCACCAAACACCATCTGAGCATCAATCGCTGCATCAAATGCTGTATCAGTTAAATATGCTTTTGCAATTGGTGTCAGCAGGGCAACACGGTTGTTGGCAGCAGCAACAGCTTCAGGGTCTGTAGAGAATTTGGTGATGTCCAGCTGCTGACCAACATAAACAGCAAATGCACGGGATGCTTCATTGTTTGCACGGGCATTTAACAGCATACGACGTACATCACCGTGTACTAAAATACTGTCAGCTGGTTTTTCAGGTGATTTTGCACCTGTAGCAGAACGACCCTGTAAGCGGTCAGTCGCATACTGTGCTGCATTCTGGTAGGCATATTCAGAAGCCCCCAAACCCTGAATACCCATAGACAGACGTTCGTAGTTCATCATCACGAACATTGCTGCCAGACCTTCATTCTCTTTGCCGACCAGGTAACCTTTTGCTGCATCGAAGTTCATGACACAGGTCGCAGAAGCCTTGATCCCCATTTTGTGTTCAATGGAACCAGGACCTGCTGTATTGCGCTCGCCCAGTGAACCATCCGCATTGACAATGAATTTAGGTACGATGAACAGGGAAATACCACGTGAACCTGCTGGAGCATTCGGAGTTTTCGCCAGTACCAGATGAATAATGTTTTCTGACAGATCGTGATCACCACCCGTAATGAAGATTTTTGTACCGGTGATGTTGTAAGTACCGTCAGCATTTGGCTCTGCTTTTGTTTTAATAATACCTAAGTCAGTACCTGCATGTGGTTCAGTCAAACACATGGTACCTGACCATTCACCTGTATACATTTTCGGTAAATAGGTTTCTTTTTGCTCTTGAGATGCATAGCTGTTCAACGCCATACCTGCACCCACAGAAAGAAGCGGGTAGAGCATGAAAGATGGGTTGGTGGCGAACAGCATTTCATCAGACAGTACGGTCAGCATTTTTGGCATGCCCTGACCGCCCCATTCTTCATCCGCACCCAGACCAATCCAGCCACCTTCGGCATACTGTTTAAATGCTTCTTTAAAGCCAACAGGCGTGGTGACTGCACCATTTTCATAGTGAGCACCTTCTTCATCACCTGTACGGTTCAGAGGCAGGGTCACGTTCTGTGCAAATTTTGCCATTTCTTCAAGGATGGCTTCAGCTGTTGCTGCATCCAGATGTGCAAGATTTTCATTGCTCTGCCAGAACTGTTCAGCATTGAAAACGTCATTCAGAATGAATTTCATATCTGCAAGAGGTGCATTATAAATTGGCATGTTTGTCCACCTGTCTGTTTTTTAAATCTGTTGATATCCGTCAGTCTACTGTATTTATATGTCATAAATCAGACGACTCAGACTGAATATGTATCGGTATATTGTGTGTCTTTATAAAGAAAAAGGACAGTCAATGCTATGACTGTCCTTTTCAGAAAGCTGAACTCATGAGTTCAGCTTTTTATGCAGTCCGGATCTGTTTGCACAGACCGGAGCAGTTTACTTAGAAAGCAAAATGTTCTGCATCAAGGGCCATCATAGGCTCTAAACCACCTGAGATCACATCAACGTGTGAACGTACACGTGGCAGGATTTTCTTGAAGTAGAAACGTGCAGTCGTTACTTTTGCATTGTAGAAGTCTACATCTGTTGTACCTGCTGCCAGTGCTTCCTGAGCAACAAGTGCCATACGTGCCCACAGGAATGCAAGTGTTACATAGCCTGAGAAGTACATGTAGTCTACAGCAGCAGCACCGACTTCATCAGGATTCTGCATTGCACGCATACCGATCTGCATGGTCAGGTCGCCCCATTCTTTGTTTAAAGCAGCCAGTGGCTCTACAAGCTCTTTTAAGCCTGCATTGTCTTTGTTTGCTTCTACAAATTTATGGATGATTTTAGTGAAGTCTTTCAGCATAGCGCCCTGAGTACCCAGTACTTTACGACCTAACAGGTCAAGTGCCTGGATTTCAGTTGTACCTTCGTACAGACATGAAATACGGGTATCACGAACAATCTGTTCCATACCGTGTTCAGAGATAAAGCCGTGACCACCAAATACCTGTACGCCGTGTTTCGCAGATTCAGAACCTGTTTCAGTTAAGAATGCTTTAGCAATCGGAGTCAGCAGGGACAGGATGTTGTCTGCAAATTTACGCTCTTCTTCAGTTGCACCCTGTTCAACAATATCAGCATACTGGGACAGGAAATAAACCAGTGCACGACCGCCTTCAGCAAATGATTTCTGAGTCATCAGCATGTTACGGACAGCAGGGTGAACGATAATTGGATCAGCTTCTTTTTCAGGTGCTTTAGGACCAGACAGTGAACGCATTGCCAGACGGTCTTTGGCATAAGCTAAAGCACCCTGGAATGAAGATTCAGAAGCAGTCAGACCCTGTACAGCAGTACCGATACGTGCAGTGTTCATGAATGTGAACATGCAGTGTAAGCCTTTGTTTTCAGGTCCAATCAGGAAGCCTTTAGCGTTATCAAAGTTGATGACACATGTTGCGTTACCATGAATACCCATTTTGTGTTCGATTGAACCACAACGTACGCCATTACGGTCACCTACAGTGCCGTCAGCATTGACATTGAATTTAGGTACGATGAACAGTGAGATACCTTTAGTACCTTTAGGCGCGCCCGGTAAACGTGCCAGAACAATGTGAACAATGTTCTCAGCCATATCGTGCTCACCAGCAGAGATAAAGATTTTCTCGCCAGAGATTGCATAGCTGCCGTCAGCCTGTGGTTCAGCTTTAGAACGGATAATACCTAAGTCAGAACCTGCATGGGATTCTGTCAGACACATGGTGCCTGTCCATACGCCTGAAACCAGGTTTGGTAAATATGTTGCTTTCTGTTCAGCAGAACCGTGATGTTCAATGGTACGTACCGCACCATGAGACAGACCAGGGTACATGCCCCATGCCCAGTTTGCAGAACCGACCATTTCAGAAACAGCAGTTGCTAAAGAACCAGGTAAGCCTTGACCGCCATGTTCTTCAGGAACAGAAAGAGAAGGGAAGCCAAGCTCTACATATTTGTCATACGCAGCTTTAAAGCCTGTTGGAGTTGTAACTACGCCATCATTCCAGGTACAACCTTCACGGTCACCGGTCTGGTTCAGTGGAGACAGTTCGTTTTCACAGAAGTCTGCACCAGCTTCAAGGTATTGATCCACCAATTCACGGCTTACTGTGTCCTGGAAAGCAGGAAGTTTTGAATAGTGCTCTTCAGCATTTAATAATTCATGCAAAACGAATTGCATATCACGTAAGGGCGCTTTGTATTGTGGCATATCGGTTTCCTCAATACTGGTTAAACCAGATTTATAATCTTAAATAAATATTTCACGTGTCTTCACTGACACGTATGAGAATGGTTCAATCGTGCAACATCTTCTGATCAGGTACAAGCATTTCAGGTGTATTTACTGGTGACTGTTAAGTCAAAGATTTTTATCCTGAAACAGCTAAGTGTATTGAGTGTAAACAGTTTTGTGGTGTTTTCCATGACACAAATGGTCAAAAAACGTAAGAAGATGTGAATGCTCCATAAAGCAGAATAAATGCTGTTCAGGTTCGGTTGTCCGAAAGAGAGGGAATAACCCTGTAAAAAATAAGGCTCTTATTTCAGAGCCTTATTTTTATGTGCTTTTATGATGATGGGTTCTGATCAGAGAAACAGACCACAGTGTTTTGCCTGTGGATTGATCGGTTTCCCATCTTTACAGTAACGTTCGAGATAAGCGATGGCATCCTGAAGCGTTTCAGTATCTTCAAATTCCACAGTAACCTGTTTACTGTCAGCTGGAATGTTGATGGTCCGACTGACCTCATGCCATTTATTGCCGTAGAAACCACCCAGTAACATCGTTGCTTCCAGTGCTCTGTCTGGCAGTTCAACTTTGACCTGACCATTGTCTGAAACCACAGTGCTGATATCACCATAAACTGGATAATTTTCACCGCCATTGGAAGTTGGAATATAGGAATGCGTAATCAACAGGCTGGCATTGGCTGGAGTCAGTGTCAGCAGCTGCAGCTGGCGCAACAGATTATTTTTCTGATTGTTCAGCCATTTGTTCAGAATGTACTGGTAACTTTCTGCATTCAGGTGGAAAACAGGAGATGAAACACCATCTGGATGTGTGTATTGCAGCAGTTCAGTTTTTGCTGTAGAGCTGAGTCCCATATTGTTGACCAGTGTATTCATATCTTTATAACTGAGGAACTGATTGATTTTCAGTTTCGGCAGAATGGTGACGGTACGTCCTGAACCTGCCAGACCTGATGTATCAAGCGTGACATCTGCACATGAGTTCAGTGGTTTTGATTGGACTCTGCCAGCAAAACTCAGATCCAGTTTTCTGTTTTTAGGTATGCCTGTGACAGTCAGTGGTGACGCGACAATTTTTTCAGCTGTTTTGTCCCATTGGTAATAATTGAAAAATGAAAGATAGCTTTGCGTTGCTTTGAATGCAGTGATTGTGCTGGTGGTCCAGTAATCACCTGCAAAAAACGGTGTGGATGGTTTGATCTGAAAACTGTCAGGGCAGTATTCCAGCGGAGGATAAGCCGCAATAAACTGTTCATCCAGCAGTACGGTGACGTCCGAACATGAACCTGCAGGTTTCTGCACAGATGCAACTTTGTTTTGTGGTGCCAGACCACCTGCATAAACATTCAGCGTGACCGCTCTGTTTTTAGGTATCTGACTCAGTACCCGGGACTCATTTTCTATCAATAGAGCCTGAAAGCGGTTACTGGATTCATACACATAAAGATGCCCATCGTCATAATGGAATGGCTGAGGGAAATGCATCTGAACATCATTTGGACAGTATTCAGCAGGAGGATTCTGATCCAGAAATTCCTGAGTCATTTTTATAGTTACAGTGTCAGCACATTTTCCTGCTGCACGTGAAGCCTGACCTACCGTTTTGCCTGAGGTGTCTTTGACCTGATATTCAACATTGTTACTGATAAATGTACCCAGTGAATAAATAAAACTGTCAGGGCCAGTCACCATGGCGCGCTGAGCAAACTGCCCACTCACATAAGTCTCTAAGGTCAGTGGCTCAGTCTGATAAAAATTATTTTCAAAGCGGACACGGGTATTGTAGCAGATGGCTGGTTGCGCTTCAGGAATGATCCAGTCCAGGTTCCATATGGAAAGATGGTTCACCTGATAGCTGACGCTGTAAGAACCGTTTGCATTCTGGACAAACTGACCGATGGTTTCCTGCTGCCAGAGACCGGTCTGTTCATTATGACTCCATACCGGAATCGTTTCACCTGCACGAACAGGAGCACCTGTTTCAGGGTTGATGACACCAAAAGGAGTCTGAATGGTCATACTGCCTTGCTTACTCAGCAAATGTGCTTTACGTCCTTTTTCATCCACAATATCCACTGCCAGCAAGCCTGCAGTGACAAATTTACCTGCTATTTCAGTCTGACCTGAACCATTGTTCATCAGTACGGCTGCCTGGTTAAGACCTCCTGGAAAGAATTTTTCAATATCAGGCATGACCGGGCTGAAATAACCGACACTGACACGAAGTTTTCCTTCGAGGACTTTGCCCTGTGCATCTTTGAGCTGGCTTCCGGCAGGCAGACTGAAACTGCCACTTGCGCCCTGAGAGGCAGGGTCAGCAGTTGTTGCAGTCAGTTGTATTGCGCCTGACAGTACCCCAGCAGAAGCGGTCAGATTATTCTGCTGCTGAACAGCTGCTCCCTGAGGTGGAGCCGTTTTACTGATCAGATAAATTTTCTGAACAGCAGGTGCTGCTCCTGTGTAGCTGATGGTGATGCCTGAACTGAAATAATCATCTGAACTGGCCGTCAGTCGGAAGGTGACCGGAGTGTTTGCACTTGCAGATTTTGTTGCGCTTTCTTTTAAATAGACAGTTGCAGTACCGTGTCTGATGGCAGAACCAATACTGGCATCCTCATAGACGTTCTGACCGGAAATGCTGTCGTCCGCACTGAGCGTTATTGTAGAACGCACAGGCTGACCGGTTGCTGCATCAATCAGCTGTACAGTAATGGGAACACGCTTCCCCATAACGTCGAGCTGGGCAGCGATCTGATCATCCTGCACCGTTGAACCGGACTTTCCACCGCCATCACAGGCACTCAGATGCAGACTGCATATCACGGCAGTCAGTAGGCTTAATTTATATTTCATGGACCGAAGACCCCGTTTATAGTTATAAAGTCAATTTTTTGAAGTACAGTAGATATATCTTTGTAATTAAATGAAACTTCAGCTGTTTAATGCTGAAAGGCTGTTCGGATTTATTGTGAAGTTCATCCGTGAAAATCATTAAAAAGATATGCAGATCATTCTAATCTGCTGAGCAAAGTCACAGATATCCCAAAATTGGGATACTGGTACATGTGCTGAAAGATTATTGTTTTTAAGTGATTTATACAGAGCTGTATTACCTGAAGATCGGGCAACTGCGGTGCAGGCAGTAAAATTGAGTCATAAAAAAAGGCGCATTCAGCGCCTTTTAATGAATATGGATTGCGGGATTAAGCAGCTTTCGCCTGAGCTACAGCAGCTGGTGCAGGCTGGAAGCGGACTTCACATTTGCCATCCACTGTCTGAGTGCCGACTTTAATCTGCACTGCTTTACCGTTACTTTGTCCTTCGCAGGCTTTCAGAATTGCCTGCTGACGTGCCTGACGTTCTGCCAGTCGTTGGTCATAAGCTTTAGTCAGCTCTGCACGTTTAGCATCTGTCAGTACTTCACCACGGTTCATTCCGTGTGCTGACCGGTCGTGCATTTTCATGTGATGACGTTCATCAGCCTGAGCTCTTTGGGCATCACGTTTTTTATGATCGGCTTTGAAAACAGTCTGACAGGTTCCATCAATTGATTTATCACCCGCTTTAATCTGAACTGACTGTCCAGCGGTTTTACCATCGCAGGCCTGTCTGATCTGCTGCATGACTTCCTGACGTTCTGCGCGTTTCTGTTGTATCTGCTCACGTTGTTCAGGAGTTATTTTATGCATCTGACGTTCGTCGTGCATATGTCGTGGAGCATCAGCCCCTTTAGATGGTGCAGTGGACTGACAGGCAGTTAAAGCACCTGCACTGAACAGACCTGCTGTAACCAGTGCGATTTTTGTCATTTTGTTCATTATCATCAACTCCACAAAAAATAGATGTAAAATTCATTGATTAAAGATTAAATAATAATGATGAAGAAACAATGGAGGGCTTTTTAAATCAGTGTTCTATACAATGCTTATTATGAATAAAAAATAGAGACCGTTGCTTGAAAAAACACCGTATTCCTATCGCCCTGCGTTTGTTTCTGACCGTACTGTTAACCACACTGGTCATTACAACAGTCAGTCTGGGCGTTTTGCACTGGACTATGCAGAAAAACTTTGCCCGCTATGTCGCAGATGTTGAAATGCAGAAACTTGATCACC encodes the following:
- a CDS encoding acyl-CoA dehydrogenase C-terminal domain-containing protein, which translates into the protein MPQYKAPLRDMQFVLHELLNAEEHYSKLPAFQDTVSRELVDQYLEAGADFCENELSPLNQTGDREGCTWNDGVVTTPTGFKAAYDKYVELGFPSLSVPEEHGGQGLPGSLATAVSEMVGSANWAWGMYPGLSHGAVRTIEHHGSAEQKATYLPNLVSGVWTGTMCLTESHAGSDLGIIRSKAEPQADGSYAISGEKIFISAGEHDMAENIVHIVLARLPGAPKGTKGISLFIVPKFNVNADGTVGDRNGVRCGSIEHKMGIHGNATCVINFDNAKGFLIGPENKGLHCMFTFMNTARIGTAVQGLTASESSFQGALAYAKDRLAMRSLSGPKAPEKEADPIIVHPAVRNMLMTQKSFAEGGRALVYFLSQYADIVEQGATEEERKFADNILSLLTPIAKAFLTETGSESAKHGVQVFGGHGFISEHGMEQIVRDTRISCLYEGTTEIQALDLLGRKVLGTQGAMLKDFTKIIHKFVEANKDNAGLKELVEPLAALNKEWGDLTMQIGMRAMQNPDEVGAAAVDYMYFSGYVTLAFLWARMALVAQEALAAGTTDVDFYNAKVTTARFYFKKILPRVRSHVDVISGGLEPMMALDAEHFAF
- a CDS encoding acyl-CoA dehydrogenase C-terminal domain-containing protein, with protein sequence MPIYNAPLADMKFILNDVFNAEQFWQSNENLAHLDAATAEAILEEMAKFAQNVTLPLNRTGDEEGAHYENGAVTTPVGFKEAFKQYAEGGWIGLGADEEWGGQGMPKMLTVLSDEMLFATNPSFMLYPLLSVGAGMALNSYASQEQKETYLPKMYTGEWSGTMCLTEPHAGTDLGIIKTKAEPNADGTYNITGTKIFITGGDHDLSENIIHLVLAKTPNAPAGSRGISLFIVPKFIVNADGSLGERNTAGPGSIEHKMGIKASATCVMNFDAAKGYLVGKENEGLAAMFVMMNYERLSMGIQGLGASEYAYQNAAQYATDRLQGRSATGAKSPEKPADSILVHGDVRRMLLNARANNEASRAFAVYVGQQLDITKFSTDPEAVAAANNRVALLTPIAKAYLTDTAFDAAIDAQMVFGGHGFIREWGMEQCVRDLRIAQIYEGTNGVQSQDLIGRKTIKCNGEFIAEYIQEIRDFANALDADLNFIKDATLDAATEVEDVTRYILAQAAENNEFPNSAAVDYLHAVGLLSFSYMFARIAQAAKSKDGEFYQNKLALALYFVQRILPALALRITKVKAGSEVIMNFSEDYFTNQS
- a CDS encoding phosphate-starvation-inducible protein PsiE, whose translation is MNKDPRIEKIENLLDKLGNIAVEAFHYIALFIIGCMIAWSAIHTIIEILTIKQYASIDDILLLFIYLELGAMVGIYFKTNHMPVRFLIYIAITALTRLLISDIQHDHKADMDQVIITGSILILAVAVLIVRYASWTYPSVIRDKHTEKPLPHGKTPRPEDDELA
- a CDS encoding RcnB family protein, with the protein product MKVSVLSAVSSMMLLGASMSAMAETNRWASYGSVDTTRQYHGQHYPPNRPVYPHRPPQHYPQHPSYWGQPSVRPGLTITYQGPTTVYHDQQSYSFVNGDPVGSSIHSSTHSVVVDWQNRGLPAPPRGMYWGFENGRYILVPTN
- a CDS encoding FMN-binding negative transcriptional regulator, producing MYMPTHFKQENLTELFELIEHHPLASVMVIHEGEIEASHLPFELDRSVGEYGVLRGHIAKANPLFTLLENPQPVYVIFHADHAYISPNWYEGKQEHHRVVPTWNYRVVHVKGTIRKVEDDRYLRGVLARLTRTHEATQELPWKMGDAPEDFIQEQLEKIEAVEIEMDSIIGKFKVSQNRSAADAERVATALEDRNPEMSESIRKYYPEV
- a CDS encoding alkaline phosphatase family protein, with amino-acid sequence MKYKLSLLTAVICSLHLSACDGGGKSGSTVQDDQIAAQLDVMGKRVPITVQLIDAATGQPVRSTITLSADDSISGQNVYEDASIGSAIRHGTATVYLKESATKSASANTPVTFRLTASSDDYFSSGITISYTGAAPAVQKIYLISKTAPPQGAAVQQQNNLTASAGVLSGAIQLTATTADPASQGASGSFSLPAGSQLKDAQGKVLEGKLRVSVGYFSPVMPDIEKFFPGGLNQAAVLMNNGSGQTEIAGKFVTAGLLAVDIVDEKGRKAHLLSKQGSMTIQTPFGVINPETGAPVRAGETIPVWSHNEQTGLWQQETIGQFVQNANGSYSVSYQVNHLSIWNLDWIIPEAQPAICYNTRVRFENNFYQTEPLTLETYVSGQFAQRAMVTGPDSFIYSLGTFISNNVEYQVKDTSGKTVGQASRAAGKCADTVTIKMTQEFLDQNPPAEYCPNDVQMHFPQPFHYDDGHLYVYESSNRFQALLIENESRVLSQIPKNRAVTLNVYAGGLAPQNKVASVQKPAGSCSDVTVLLDEQFIAAYPPLEYCPDSFQIKPSTPFFAGDYWTTSTITAFKATQSYLSFFNYYQWDKTAEKIVASPLTVTGIPKNRKLDLSFAGRVQSKPLNSCADVTLDTSGLAGSGRTVTILPKLKINQFLSYKDMNTLVNNMGLSSTAKTELLQYTHPDGVSSPVFHLNAESYQYILNKWLNNQKNNLLRQLQLLTLTPANASLLITHSYIPTSNGGENYPVYGDISTVVSDNGQVKVELPDRALEATMLLGGFYGNKWHEVSRTINIPADSKQVTVEFEDTETLQDAIAYLERYCKDGKPINPQAKHCGLFL